In Mastacembelus armatus chromosome 5, fMasArm1.2, whole genome shotgun sequence, a single genomic region encodes these proteins:
- the arl6ip5a gene encoding ADP-ribosylation factor-like 6 interacting protein 5a, translated as MAKVELTPLRPWDDFFPGLDRFAKPDVKDLAKWNNRVVNNLLYYQTNYMVLAVAVFLTVGFLNPVGMFTAMAVVSLVFMGSVWAGENRAVINNFKKQNPTAFVIAVMVASYILISMLGSVMVFMSAIMLPLILIFAHASCRLRNMKNKLENKIEGAGLKRSPMGVLLEALGQQEDNFQKIQTFLEGKLKE; from the exons ATGGCTAAAGTCGAGTTGACACCGCTTAGACCCTGGGACGACTTTTTCCCGGGGTTGGACAGATTCGCTAAACCAGATGTGAAAGATCTAGCGAAATGGAACAACAGAGTCGTCAACAACCTGCTTTATTATCAGACAAATTATATGGTTTTGGCCGTCGCTGTTTTCCTCACAGTTGG GTTCCTGAACCCTGTGGGGATGTTCACAGCCATGGCCGTGGTGTCGCTTGTCTTCATGGGTTCAGTGTGGGCCGGAGAGAACAGAGCTGTGATCAACAACTTTAAAAAGCAGAATCCCACAGCGTTTGTGATTGCCGTCATGGTCGCCAGCTATATCTTGATCTCTATGCTGGGGAGCGTCATGGTGTTCATGTCAGCAATTATGTTACCTCTGATTT tgatATTTGCACATGCTTCATGTCGCCTCCGCAACATGAAGAATAAACTGGAGAACAAGATAGAAGGTGCAGGACTGAAGAGGTCACCGATGGGTGTTTTGCTCGAGGCTCTGGGTCAGCAAGAAGACAATTTTCAAAAGATCCAGACTTTTCTGGAGGGAAAACTGAAGGAATGA
- the trnt1 gene encoding CCA tRNA nucleotidyltransferase 1, mitochondrial yields MWRRILSPPVISRTVLFWRSLYTMQLKSSEFQSLFTDGLNGLAEVFAKHQHELRIAGGAVRDLLSDKRPEDVDFATTATPEEMKHMFQTAGIRMINNKGEKHGTITARLHNENFEVTTLRVDVQTDGRHAEVEFTTDWQKDAERRDLTINSMFLGLDGTLYDYFKGYEDLQNHKVRFVGSAEQRIQEDYLRILRYFRFYGRVALEPDDHEPETLAAIKENSRGLAAISGERIWVELKKMVVGSHAAHLLELMYTLELAQYIGLPPEGNVEEMKRVWQNARDHSPKPMTILAALFHCPEEVEKMDLRLKVSREEKNLALFLVKYRRELCKNEDKPDSLALFTDFIIDSRELDTQSKVCELLKYQGEEKLLAQLQRWAIPRFPVSGHDLRRMGITSGKEIGATLQRLRNIWKKSRYHMEKDELLSYVKP; encoded by the exons ATGTGGAGGCGAATATTGAGCCCTCCTGTGATTAGtagaacagttttgttttggaggagTCTGTACACTATGCAGCTGAAGTCAAGTGAGTTCCAGTCTCTGTTTACTGACGGACTGAATGGACTAGCAG AGGTGTTTGCGAAGCACCAGCATGAGCTGAGGATAGCTGGAGGTGCAGTACGGGATCTGCTGTCTGATAAGCGGCCTGAAGATGTGGACTTTGCCACCACAGCCACTCCAGAGGAGATGAAGCACATGTTCCAAACTGCCGGTATCAGGATGATCAATAATAAAGGAGAAAAGCATGGGACCATTACAGCAAGG CTACACAATGAGAATTTTGAGGTGACCACATTGCGTGTGGATGTTCAGACGGATGGACGTCATGCTGAGGTGGAGTTCACCACTGACTGGCAGAAAGATGCTGAGAGGAGGGATCTCACTATCAACTCCATGTTTTTAG GCCTTGATGGAACATTATATGACTATTTCAAAGGATATGAAGATCTGCAGAATCATAAAGTTCGGTTTGTTGGCAGTGCTGAACAAAGAATCCAAGAGGACTACCTGAGAATACTACGATATTTCAG GTTCTATGGCAGGGTGGCTTTGGAGCCTGATGACCATGAGCCTGAAACACTAGCTGCCATCAAGGAAAACAGTCGTGGACTAGCAGCAATATCAGGAGAGAGGATTTGGGTAGAACTAAAGAAGATGGTGGTTGGTAGCCATGCTGCCCATCTGTTGGAGCTGATGTATACTCTGGAACTGGCCCAGTACATAG GTTTACCTCCAGAGGGCAATGTTGAGGAGATGAAGCGTGTGTGGCAGAATGCCAGAGACCACTCTCCCAAACCCATGACCATCCTGGCGGCTCTCTTCCACTGTCCAGAGGAGGTGGAAAAGATGGACCTGCGACTGAAGGTGTCCAGGGAGGAGAAGAACCTGGCTCTGTTCTTGGTCAAATACAGACGGGAACTCTGCAAAAACGAAGATAAGCCGGACAGCCTCGCACTCTTCACTGACTTTATTATTGAT AGTCGGGAGCTGGACACACAGAGTAAAGTGTGCGAGCTGCTGAAGTATCAAGGTGAGGAGAAACTCCTGGCACAGCTCCAAAGATGGGCCATCCCTCGGTTCCCGGTCAGCGGCCACGATCTGAGAAGGATGGGCATCACGTCAGGCAAGGAAATAGGCGCTACCTTACAGAGGCTCCGCAACATCTGGAAGAAAAGTCGTTATCACATGGAAAAAGATGAACTCCTGAGTTATGTAAAGCCttaa
- the avpr2b.1 gene encoding vasopressin V2 receptor: MDWFSVNISNASLESALPADELRDERLAQVEIALLSIIFITAGILNFGLLLVLWKRRKQLSRMRVFVFHLCVADLVVAFFQVCPQLMWDITDRFVGPDILCRAVKYLQVVGMFASTYMIVVMTIDRYQAICNPMVTFQRRRARWNGPVCAAWCVSFIGSLPQVFIFSRVEVAPGVYDCWAQFIKPWGPRAYVTWMTLVIFALPILTMIVCQVRICRTVHINFHMKTHHVGEAAGKSLSSRASSVVGVSKARVKTVKMTVVILLTYITCWTPFFTVQLWSVWDVEAPTQSATFTILMLLASLNSCVNPCIYLLFSRKLPKKLVDFMCMGQPDRKESMQEEATTVSSLYISFKSLSESR; this comes from the exons ATGGATTGGTTCAGTGTAAATATTAGTAACGCCAGCTTAGAGAGTGCGCTACCTGCGGATGAGCTGCGGGATGAGCGCTTGGCTCAGGTGGAAATAGCTCTTCTGTCCATCATTTTCATCACCGCAGGGATCCTGAACTTCGGGCTGCTGTTGGTGCTGTGGAAGCGGAGGAAGCAGCTCTCAAGAATGCGCGTCTTCGTTTTCCACCTCTGCGTCGCCGATCTGGTGGTAGCATTCTTCCAAGTTTGTCCCCAGCTCATGTGGGATATTACAGACAGATTCGTCGGTCCAGATATATTGTGTCGCGCAGTGAAGTACCTGCAGGTAGTCGGGATGTTTGCTTCCACTTATATGATAGTAGTGATGACGATAGACCGATATCAAGCCATTTGCAACCCCATGGTGACTTTCCAGAGGCGCAGGGCGCGCTGGAACGGTCCGGTGTGCGCCGCCTGGTGCGTCTCTTTCATCGGCAGCCTCCCGCAGGTTTTCATCTTCTCTCGGGTCGAGGTCGCTCCCGGTGTGTACGATTGCTGGGCTCAGTTCATCAAGCCATGGGGACCGAGAGCCTACGTGACCTGGATGACTCTGGTGATATTCGCCTTGCCTATTCTCACGATGATCGTGTGCCAGGTGCGCATCTGCCGCACCGTGCACATCAACTTCCACATGAAGACGCACCATGTCGGAGAGGCGGCCGGTAAGTCGCTGTCCTCCAGGGCCAGCAGCGTGGTGGGAGTATCCAAGGCGAGGGTAAAGACTGTGAAGATGACCGTGGTCATTCTGCTTACCTACATCACCTGCTGGACACCTTTCTTCACCGTACAGCTGTGGTCCGTCTGGGACGTGGAGGCGCCCACTCAGT CTGCAACCTTCACCATCTTGATGCTGCTGGCCAGTCTGAACAGCTGTGTGAACCCCTGCATTTATCTGCTGTTCAGCAGAAAGCTGCCTAAGAAACTGGTGGACTTCATGTGCATGGGTCAGCCTGACCGGAAGGAATCCATGCAGGAGGAAGCCACCACGGTCAGCTCTCTGTACATCAGCTTTAAGAGCCTGTCAGAGAGCAGATAA